The Neofelis nebulosa isolate mNeoNeb1 chromosome 16, mNeoNeb1.pri, whole genome shotgun sequence genome includes a window with the following:
- the LOC131497590 gene encoding olfactory receptor 3A1-like produces the protein MKSKCEYNRTAITEFILLGLVETPDLRPVVFVVFLLSYLLTVGGNLSILAAILVETKLHTPMYFFLGNLSVLDVGCITVTIPSMLARLLSHKHTVPYGACLTQLFFFHLLVGVDCFLLTAMAYDRFLAICQPLTYSTRMSQTVQRILVAVSWALAFTNALTHTVAISTLNFCGPNVINHFYCDLPQLFQLSCSSTQLNELLLFAVGFIMAGTPLALIVTSYAHVTAAVLRICSAEGRKKAFSTCGSHLTVVAIFYSSGIFNYMRLGSAKLSDKDKAFGIFNTVINPMLNPIIYSLRNPDVQGALWRVLMGRRPLA, from the coding sequence atgaagtcaaaatgTGAGTACAATAGAACAGCCATTACTGAGTTCATCCTGCTGGGCTTGGTGGAGACACCAGACCTGCGGCCAGTTGTCTTTGTAGTCTTCCTCCTTTCCTACCTGCTCACAGTTGGCGGCAACCTCAGCATCCTGGCCGCCATCTTGGTGGagaccaaactccacacccccatgtacttcttcctggggAACCTATCGGTGCTGGACGTTGGGTGCATCACAGTCACTATTCCCTCAATGTTGGCTCGTCTCCTGTCCCACAAGCATACTGTTCCCTATGGAGCCTGCCTCACACAGCTTTTCTTCTTTCACCTTCTCGTTGGGGTGGACTGCTTCCTTTTGACAGCCATGGCCTATGACCGATTCCTGGCCATCTGCCAGCCCCTCACCTACAGCACCCGAATGAGCCAGACAGTCCAGAGGATATTGGTGGCTGTGTCCTGGGCTTTAGCCTTCACTAATGCACTGACCCACACAGTAGCCATATCCACCCTGAACTTCTGTGGTCCCAATGTGATCAATCACTTCTACTGTGACCTCCCACAGCTCTTCCAGCTCTCCTGCTCCAGCACCCAACTCAATGAGTTGCTGCTCTTTGCTGTGGGTTTCATAATGGCAGGTACTCCCCTGGCTCTCATCGTCACCTCCTATGCCCATGTGACAGCTGCAGTCCTACGAATCTGTTCTGCTGAGGGCAGGAAGAAAGCCTTCTCCACATGTGGCTCTCATCTCACTGTGGTTGCCATATTCTACAGTTCAGGTATATTTAATTACATGCGACTGGGTTCAGCCAAGCTTTCAGACAAGGATAAAGCTTTTGGAATTTTTAACACCGTCATCAACCCCATGCTGAATCCAATCATCTACAGCCTCAGGAACCCTGACGTGCAGGGTGCCCTCTGGAGAGTGCTCATGGGGAGGCGACCACTGGCTTGA